In the genome of Massilia sp. PAMC28688, one region contains:
- a CDS encoding thermonuclease family protein — MIVSLAGMMVAACFVLNAHAASAYRVVGVSDGDTLTALGKGRERVKCRLYGIDAPEKKQAYGQASKASLAALAFGRSAMIDVVGRDRYGRSLCKVAVNGLDVNREQIARGMAWMYRRYARDANYSDAEMAAQAHRRGVWGDSDPVAPWDFRRSRHGRF; from the coding sequence ATGATTGTGAGCTTGGCGGGAATGATGGTGGCGGCTTGCTTCGTATTGAATGCGCATGCCGCCTCCGCCTACCGGGTGGTTGGTGTGTCCGACGGTGACACGCTCACTGCGCTGGGGAAGGGGCGCGAGCGCGTCAAATGCCGCCTGTACGGCATCGATGCGCCCGAAAAAAAGCAGGCGTACGGCCAGGCATCCAAGGCCTCGCTGGCCGCGCTGGCGTTCGGCCGCAGTGCCATGATCGATGTGGTGGGGCGCGACCGCTATGGCCGCTCGCTGTGCAAGGTGGCGGTCAATGGCCTGGACGTGAACCGCGAGCAGATCGCCCGCGGCATGGCTTGGATGTACCGGCGCTATGCCAGGGACGCTAACTACAGTGATGCCGAGATGGCGGCCCAGGCCCATCGCCGGGGAGTATGGGGCGACAGCGACCCCGTGGCGCCATGGGATTTCAGGCGTAGCCGGCATGGCCGATTTTAA